In Cicer arietinum cultivar CDC Frontier isolate Library 1 chromosome 7, Cicar.CDCFrontier_v2.0, whole genome shotgun sequence, the genomic window CAGCCTCTCTCCAACCATTATTTCAAGTTCCTTGTagaaatactataaaaaaagagatattcaAAGTGTATGAAGTTGAGAAAACCATAATTTTGAAGTTGTTAGAAACTCTCCCACAAAGAGTGGCCATTACTTCTGACATGTGGACTGCgagcaataaaaaaaaagggtatATGGCTGTCACTGCTCATTACATTGATGAAAATTGGGATATACAAAGTCAAATTTTGAGGtaattataatttcttataatactagtttgattgaatattatttatattagtcATTGAATGTGAATCTTCTTATATTAGGTTTATTTATGTTCATGCCCCTCATACAAGTGAAAGACTTTGTAATGCATTGGTTGAATGTTTGATGGATTGGAATACTGATACAAAATTGTCCACTATCACTTTAGATAATTGTAGCACTTATGATGCAatgattgaaaaaattaagGATAAGTTGCAATTGAATACATTGTTACAGGATGGGGCCTTACTTCACATGCGTTGTTGCGCGCACATACTTAATTTGATAGTAAAAGATGGGTTAGAAGTTGTGAAAGATGGAGTGGAGAGGATTCGAGATAGTGTTGCATATTGGACTACAACAcctaaaaggaaggaaaagttTGAGGAGACTGGCAAATAATTACGAATCTCTTGCACCAAGAATTTGGTTTTAGATTGTCCGACTAGATGGAATTCAACTTACAAGATGCTTGATGTTGCCATTTTGTATGAAGATGTATTTAGTCGATTAAGACAACGTGAATCCCAATACACTGGTTTGCCTACAAGTTTACATTGGAAATTTGCAAAAGATATTTGTGGCAAATTGAAATTGTTCAATTCTATCACAGAAGTGTTCTCTGGCACTAATTATCCAACTTCCAATCAATATTTTCCTAAGATTTGTATGATCAAAATTGCAATAAATGAGTGGATTAAATCCTCTGAtgcattgataaaaaaaatggcaGAGAATATGTtgggaaaatttgaaaaatattggaATGTGGTTCATGAAATAATGGgagttgttgttgttttggatCCTAGGTACAAAATAGAGTTGCttgaatattattatgttaAGTTGTATGGGAATGATGCTAATGACAAAGTTAAGTCGATTCGACAGTTGTGTTATGATTTGCTTTATGAATAtcaattgaaaatgaataatgGTTCTAGTAGTGATTCTCAAATGTTGGATGTCCACTTTAGTAATGTTGAGGATGATGGTTTAGAAGACTATGATTTGTATGtcagaagaaagaaaaaaagctAGAACTTCGTTTGTCAAAACAGAGTTGGATGTTTATTTAGAGGAGGAAGTTTTGCCAAGAAGTcctgattttgatattttgttgtggtgGAAGTTGAATGGTGTTAAGTATCCAACACTTCAAACCATTGCAAAGGATGTATTGGCAATTCCTGTTTCTACTGTAGCTTCTGAATCTGCATTCAGTACCGGCGGACATATCTTAAGCCCTCATCGAAGCCGACTTCATTGGACTACTTTAGAGGCATTGATGTGTGCTAGAAGTTGGTTATGGAGTGCTGAGAAGACtgatatttgttttaaattattcatttaaattttaatatatttgaaatagtttataattttgtatatcttaaattattgtTGTTTATATTGTACTATGTTGATATTGATAGGTGATTCAAATTCTAAAGTGGATAATGAAAATGCTATTTTACTCAATGAAATAGAGTCTGACGATGAAGGTATTCTATTCTCTAcattgtttgatttaaatttgtcATGTTAAATGTTAGTTTCTTTAAACACTTTAATGGCTGAAGTTTGAGTAAGTCTTTCTGACTTTAAAGTTGCTATTAAATTAGATTGTCCACGGGTTATTAATAAATTTGACTTCAAAGTGGTTGTTGACATAATTCATCGTCATTATACCTTCATTCAACATTTACAATCAGTCCTTGTAGAAATTATTGTTTGATCTTATTCATTCTCATATCTGACAAGTTGAAGTAAGGTCTATTGGTCGTGAAAGTAATAAATGTGATGACCTTTTTGCAGGTAGAACTCATTACATGTATTTTGATATAGTTATGTTGAGtcattttttcctcttttagaGAATATTATGTGTATAGATAATGAGAGAGTCAATTCCCACAATTTAAATTCTTAATATATTTccctttttaataaaataaaataagttaaatgcaCATAGCATGAttataacttaaataaaattttacatgtaGACCGTAATCTGCATAAGAAAATCATCACACATTATAATATGTATTTCATTATTGTAGTTGGGGATCTAGAATGGTCATGATCCccaacatttttaattattatttttatattatgataataaaatagTACTCTATTGATTCCTAAATATAAGAGTATACTCAATTGGCTCAactttatgttataattaggacAAGAAAAAGTTTACTTACCTTGACTTTCACATAGAAAATGACAcgaaatttattgtttttttttatttcatttattcataatttgttCTCCATTAATGAAgtgattttttatatgattatttttatttattgccgttatcaatttttttgtaatcttgtaaaaaataatttactcattttttttttatactatgatgataaaataatacTTTATTGAGTCctaaacataaaagaaaattaaatcaacacaaaaatttatgtatataGTTTAAAATTTAGACTTATCTTGATTTTAATTAGGACCAGAGGGAGCATACTTACCTTGACTTTAACATAGAAAATGACAAGTCTTTTAAGAGACTATATTTGTTAAAGTTGAAAGACAGGTAGGGAAAAATAATTCACTCACTTCTTGTACTTATAACTTCTTAAATTGTTtgtacagttttttttttaccgagaaattacatttatatattgaacactaaaaatttacatttaaaaaaaattaatttaacttgttGTATTTGGTTCTCCTGATGTTTAATTCCTGACTCCACCCCTAATTGAAGTAGATCCTCTAAAGTATAAGTATGTTGGGTACTTATGTGACATAGATACTCCTATCCAATTCGTAGGTACTATCTTTTTTCTCATTATTTCATTGCGagtaaatttgatattttattatatattaaattaatattgtttgtaatttttagtttatttattgtttgtaacctaatataattttgtatttttttaaattctattgCTATCTTGTATGGTGAATTGGACAATTTAGTTCtcctaattaaattatatataaaaaaaaaatcatgatttTTATTGACATATCTGtatattaagattttaaaaaatattgtatctCATACTCGTACATGGTCCCATTATTGTATCCGTACATATGCATTATGTTATAGATTattagatattatattttatatgcaatattttaaacataattttttttacttatttatatgCAAAATGTGCCAcataaaaatgtttataatataatgttttaataaataattagagatgatattattttaaaaatgataaaaaggaaaagaatgatattatattattaagatTTATATACATCTTTAGTGTAAAGAGTTTTTATACTGTGAATCAATTATAACTGTTAAATTATTAGAGATGTCGGACTTTTATCATAActactgatgactcttcattatatgcatatttttcattgtttatagtcttatttattttttattcattagttaattttagttatttgatatattttgtttattttagttatttgatttaatgaaatatttatgttcttatttccttgattaagtagagatttttcgtagttttgcgttgtttctttattttagtgtagtgctgaattttggtgagaaatcaacatgacatatgtggagtcgTTCAGCCATATTGGGAGTTGTgaatgtccaattggagtcaaaccaagtgcaagtGAAAGCTAAGATTcaaagctacaactttcatgaagacaccagaactaaattcagactcaaaagaggcGCAAAATGCAGTATAAGTCATATCGCAGATATTGTGCGTCTGAAGCGCAAAGACCTGAGTCTGGAGCGCATTTCGGCTTTCCTGAATCCGCCCActtgcgcctgaagcgcaaattCCGCGCTTGGGGCGCGTGGCACGCTgctgaatatttaaaaatgcaTTGTTATCACTTTTTAgagatctttttgactattgagaagttgagagacttgtgccctaacatagaaactcaaagacaaattggagtagttttatcaataattatttatgaatctttcttgtaattcttctctaatctgtatcttttctatctttgtcatcagtaactaaatcctatttgttagggatgagtgtaacaagatgaaacctttatttttcagatttgatttctagttatatgaatgagtttaatgaattatttttctcatctctgtgcttaatgttttttattgcttgatcaacattaaaaattCTACCATTCGTgttttgaaatggaagtggactttacgaatgtttgagatgaaaaattcatgaatttgtagtatagggatagatgcaggtcatgaaaccaattaaattagttgcagagacaataatttaaaaagagaattcatgtacgataatgcttaattctaatcttaaatccactaaggaattatgggttactttggaattaaatgttcttcactaagacattagggcaagaataataaagagaattcggtaataattcaataaaggaattcaataactaggatcaaattagacatcaaggttggattcgaagtgaaactcatccttgacatttttcttattataaaagatcaattttactactgttgttaattttaaatattatttcaatcaatttgggaactttttgttcaatattagtaattaaatataattcaatagtaaaacgcaatccttgagttcgacactcgatactaccattttattattacttgcaacgattcagtacacttgctgaaacactatcaaCTACCTCTAAAATGATGTCcataaataattatgatgtGTTAACAGTGTAATACTTAACAATCCATGACAATTAAGCTCATATTATTAATCTCTAATTACAAATGACTGTAGGGTCcaataaatattattcattcacaataaaaaaatttattacagtagtattttcgaagattgtgatatttttaaaaatatgaagtgCTCACATCCTAAAAATTACtacaaataaaagaagaaaattttaaaaaataaattaaactaaaattataatttgaaaaaacgagttgtataattaaatacaattaaattgtagtgtttattttcaaaataaataaaattatgtataaACCAAAATTACGAAAAATATTAGAGCTGAATTGGAATACATtgttaatgtaaatattttttataaatgtatttctCGGACAAATTGTTTCAGTTAGAATTAGAATTCTTCACTTCTCCTAAACGATTTATTTTTAACTGAAACTCATTAACCACTTGAACTCATTCATTAGGATATATAATccattttattgattaaatattgTAACCATTAtcattcttaatattttttatttattaatatgcatcataattaattattattactttatcgaataattaaatgtatattattacatttatattagttttttatattttgaaattttggcATGAAATACAAATagttaacataatcaaattgatattgatatacATTACAATATAATTATCAGTTAACTAattgataattattaattgattaaataattatatatatatatatataataaatttatatatttacatatatttcaaaatttaatcattGATTAAAAGTAGTTAGCATGCTTATTACTTTTTATAGATATTTGTTataatgtaattattaattgattgaatatttttttcataaatctaatattaaatgtatatattattaaattctaaatttattaagaTGTCAAAAAATTGACATTGTATCTAAATATTAAACCTAATCAATTTCCGTCTTgatttacattatattttatttattaccaATTATCAATGAACAAATTTGTTTTGTAGAAAAATCTGATTGTTTGTATTATAGCAAATTACAGGTAAAACATTCACATTATTTCATTAACTACGATTTGAAttgaattttatgatattaagattcgtgtgttttttcttttattgaatGACAAATGGATAAatacattttcaaataattttttaatgtaatttattttgaattaattaaggATGGTcgaatttaaaatgaaaatagtatTTAATGTGATAAGTAATATAAATATGAAGTGTTAAATGTGAAATTCATTTGCTATTTACAGTATAGATTTTTGTGGGTGTATTTCGaggattaaaaataaacaaaaaaatactcaaaataatttggaaaaaaaaatattgaaacaaaataaaactcaaaatcaatgatcaatatgaataataaaataaaaagaaattaaaaaatcagcAACTAAAGTTATACTCTCAAACTTAATAGAgaagttttgtaaaaaaaaactaatccaaagtcaaaataaaatcatcagaaaaattttcaaaatagcaaaaacattatttttgaaCTCAGCCTTAATATGCTTTTTTTTAGAATGATTGAAGATGAATAATGCATTGGACAAACTTGTTTCACGGAGCTAGATCATGTTGTCTAAATATCATCATTCAAAGTgttcactttttaaaaaaatttttgCATCAGATGTTATCTCAAAATTAGCATACCCATCATTGTCCAATGGTATTGTCACCAATTTTTTATTGGTtcttatttttagaataaactttttcaattctattatttatttatttatttatttatttatttttctatatgttaatagtaaaaataactaataaaaaatgtaaacaaaGAGGATAATAGAGAGAAACAATAGAatagacaacaacaacaacaaaaatgacaACAAAGCATAGAATCAAAAAATGAATGATAATTTTCTTTTAGATTTAATTGCTGTGTTATTTAAACGAATagtacaatatatatatatatagataaaatcaATATCCTCTATAAGTGTCTACTGATTTCCATAAAAATGCAGTATGATACATATAAATGTAGTATGTAGTACTATGGTGTTAATTGTAAATTAGGATTTTCATGTAATAATATAAAAggtataattcaaaatttttatggtggatttaattctttttatctATCAAACGCGAATTTTATTGATTGTGgaagatatttaattttttaaaatagaccATTAATAAGttcgtaaaaaataaaaaagaatgttattatttattaaaaattaactgttattcatttaataaaaacttaTCTATTTGATATTTGTGAAGATTTTATTTGATTCAACGAATCTGTATTGTccataaaaaatacaaagtaTTGAAAACTTTGCTTAAATTTAGCCACCAAAAGGAAATCAaataaatgcatttattgaCAAATGGTGGAAAATTGATGATAGACTCATACGTAGAATGAAAAGACAAcaaaatagatattttatatataaatttcatctcatagaaaacaaaaagaaagaaaagaaccACTGTACTtgcatttaaaataattaaagtataGTTTAATTTGAAAAACCAACAAAAAGTGATGAGGTGTTGAGAGTGAAGAAGATTGATACAAGTGAACCATTGGTGATGCTGTAAGGCTACCAACCAGTCCATTTCAGTCGCATCACAAACGACACGACGATTATTCCTCTAAAGTCTGAACTCGACGCGGTACCTAAGTTTCTCTCCTCTTCTAAGCCTTTTTCCCCTCATCCGATACACTCTCACTCAGGACCAACGCAAGTATGTGTTTATTCTTCCCCTTTTTCTATCTTCTCACTTGTTTCTGCGAATTCGACTTCAACTTATTAATTTCATTGAAACGTTTGGATCTGGCTGGCTGGTTTAATCGAGCTCTGAATCACTCATTATTCTCATTTACTTATTCTGTATAATAGGATTTGGACATGCAATTGCAACGTCAAACAAATTGAATGATAGAACACGAATTGGAGTTTTATGAAATTGAGCATTATTTATGCTCATGAAAATGGAAATCCACTAATTATTATATTGttggaattaatattttataaacttgGGTTATCAAGGACTTTTTAGAATATCTTAAGGTGATTTTTAATCAACTTTTCTAATAGTAATGTTTGTAGAATATATAGATGGGATGTTTTTAGCATATatagatgaaaatattaatagtgtttaaaaatgaaaaggacGTGTATTATATTCCATTTTCTGTTGCTTCTTTGGGCAGTGTTATGCGATTTTTCGTTTTGATCctttattatgttaaaaatcTGGGTTTTTTTAGGGAAATTGGTCTTAAAATAACAGCTTTAAAATAGGATTCGTGAAAATAACTGGTCATGTAACcgtaatcatatttataatcgGTTTTGTATTTGGATTTAAACAAATAGAGGATTTGGTTATGAGTCCAAATCCATATAAACGGTTTATAAATGGATATGGTTAGGTTATTAAGAATAACCAACCATGCACAGCCCTAGTGGTAGATGTGTATTATGAAGAGTACTTTGATTGGTTTGGAGCAGACACTGCCATAGATCTTTAATCATAAAGTTATGTGAGTTTCTAGGTTTTTCCTTTTCATTGAAGAGAAGGCTGCATCCCCTAATGTATCTAGAGTTTTAGAAAGCATTTCGGTGAGTCCAATTGATTTGGATGTGAAATTCTTTATTTAGCATTTCTGATATAGTTATGACTACTTATTAGTATTGCCCAAGTTTTGATCCTTgattaaaatgacattttttttcaGGGGGTGAAAGTTTTATATAGAACAAGTGAATTAGAGGAACAACAAGCTAAAAGGTATTGCTTTTTCTTGTTATATAAAACCTTTGCACAAACCAACCTTAACGATCATCCTAAAAAACATCACTTCATAACTTAATATGGACAACACTTTCTTAACCTTGTTTCTGTTCCTCTTACTCTCCTTTCTTCACCGACCCATTTCTGCATCAAAATTCCacaaaatcaatcaactaaACACAGATCTTCTTTCTCAACCAACATCATCACACCACACTTCACCATCACCAACCAAATACTTTGAGGTAACCAAACCCATTAAACTCCCAAAAACAAAACCTTTTTCGTACAATGTTCTCCACCACGATTTTGGCTCCACATATGGCAAATCCCCAGTTCTTGCTAATTACACCCCTCCTTTTAATTGCCCATCTAAAAAATTCTCCAAAATTGTCCTTGAATGGAAGGCAACATGTAAAGGAAGACAATTCGATCGCATTTTCGGCGTGTGGCTTGGTGGTGTTGAGTTACTCAGAAGCTGCACAGCTGAACCAAGACCCACTGGGATTGTTTGGCGAGTTGAAAAAGACATCACGAGGTATAGTTCTATTTTATTATCGAGTCCCCAAAATCAAACCCTTGCTGTTTATTTGGGTAATATTGTTGACAAAACTTATACAGGGGTTTACCATGTTGATATCACTATTCACTTTTACCCTTCTCATCATGACACAAAAAAGTTCAATTCTTTAGCATTCGGGAGTGGTTTTCATGCAGATTTGATCTTGCCCATTTCAAGGAATCTCCCACTGAATGATGGGCTGTGGTTCCAAATTCAAAACTCCACTGATGTGGCTTTGAAAGAATTCACTGTTCCTCAGAATGCTTACAGGGCTGTATTAGAGGTGTATGTTTCATTTCATGAGAATGATGAGTTTTGGTATTCTAATCCTCCAAATGAATATCTCGCTGTAAACAACCTTACTGATATCCCTGGGAATGGACCCTTTAGAGAGGTTGTGGTTACTCTTGATGAGAAAGTTGTTGGTTCAGTTTGGCCTTTTACTGTGATCTACACTGGTGGGGTTAATCCCCTTTTGTGGAGACCAATTACTGGGATTGGTTCATTTGATCTTCCATCTTATGATATTGAAATAACACCTTTTTTGGGGACATTATTAGATGGAAAGCCCCATTTGTTGGGGTTCAGTGTGAAAAATGCATTGAATGTTTGGTTTATAGATGCAAATTTACATATTTGGTTGGATGCCGAAAGCAGTAGAACAGAAGGACAACTACTGAATCACATTGA contains:
- the LOC101513584 gene encoding peptide-N4-(N-acetyl-beta-glucosaminyl)asparagine amidase A isoform X1, translating into MDNTFLTLFLFLLLSFLHRPISASKFHKINQLNTDLLSQPTSSHHTSPSPTKYFEVTKPIKLPKTKPFSYNVLHHDFGSTYGKSPVLANYTPPFNCPSKKFSKIVLEWKATCKGRQFDRIFGVWLGGVELLRSCTAEPRPTGIVWRVEKDITRYSSILLSSPQNQTLAVYLGNIVDKTYTGVYHVDITIHFYPSHHDTKKFNSLAFGSGFHADLILPISRNLPLNDGLWFQIQNSTDVALKEFTVPQNAYRAVLEVYVSFHENDEFWYSNPPNEYLAVNNLTDIPGNGPFREVVVTLDEKVVGSVWPFTVIYTGGVNPLLWRPITGIGSFDLPSYDIEITPFLGTLLDGKPHLLGFSVKNALNVWFIDANLHIWLDAESSRTEGQLLNHIDKPLAQSLVYDFNGLNGTFLTRAKKSILSSGWVRSSFGNITTSLVQDFDYNNSMVMGKNGDKQTVNQLIFFNNRVQVKLPSSILDLVDDTYRKFSIYLDTDEIEKDIDGYLLVTNVSLGFDEEKYKSEDSGFSNSFLNNVQDGQGTMVVKNNLVVSGVGETQQSYKYSSNENCYFRKVGCSNYTILYDEVKNSCNKRSNSRFGLNFIRKLPVML
- the LOC140918762 gene encoding zinc finger BED domain-containing protein RICESLEEPER 2-like; translation: MNESCNPLANVSTPNETVQTPHDETNDNMTDEIPEDRNNRLKSIVWDHFTKVKVDGKEKAKCNYCKKLLGGRARDGTSHLRRHMKICTPRLSTMRHNNGQTFLTAKVLQGKKELGTGIYDVENARKELAHAIILHEYPLSIVEHIGFRRYSASLQPLFQVPCRNTIKKEIFKVYEVEKTIILKLLETLPQRVAITSDMWTASNKKKGYMAVTAHYIDENWDIQSQILRFIYVHAPHTSERLCNALVECLMDWNTDTKLSTITLDNCSTYDAMIEKIKDKLQLNTLLQDGALLHMRCCAHILNLIVKDGLEVVKDGVERIRDSVAYWTTTPKRKEKFEETGK